ggtgtcgactacacagacattttctccccagttgtaaaattgactacgatcaggctagtgttgacaattgtggctgcagagaatctacatcttgagcagttagatgtgaagattgcattccttcatggtgatttggaggaagacatttatatgcaccagtcacaaggattctcagtgaagggaaaagaaaatctagtttgcaaactgaagaagagcttgtatggcctaaaacaagctccacgacaatggtaccgaaagtttgacaacttcatgtgcagtaatggatttacaaaaccgcaggctgaccattgttgttatatgaaaaactttgacaagtcttatattatcctactgttgtatgtggatgatatgctcgttgcagagtcaagcatcgaggaaatcaatgaactgaagaagcaattgtcaaagcggtttgagatgaaggatttgggtgctgcaaaacaaatccttggtatgagaattattagagacaggtctaatgatactctcaagctctcgcaggaggagtatgtaaagaaggtgctcagaaggtttaacatggacaaggcgaaaccagtgagcacacccttagctagtcacttttgactaactaaggatcagtcgccaaatacggaggaaaagcaagaatgcatgaacagaataccctatgcatctgctattggtagtcttatgtacgccatggtctgtacaaggccagatattgcacaagcaatgggagctgtgagcaggtacatgagtaatccaggaaagcagcattggaaagcagtcaagtggattttaagatatctacaaggctcttcagatacatcactatgctttacaaaagcagatttaaaactacagggatatgtagatgctgatttagcaggtgacgttgacagcagaaaaagtactactggatttgtgtatacactgggtggtacagctgtatcgtgggcttctaagttacagaagattgtttctctctcaactacagaagcggaatacgttgctataactgaagcagggaaggaaatggtttggttgcagtcattcttggaggaattgggaaagaagaatgaaaaaggcattctgcacagtgatagtcagagtgctatttttcttgcaaagaatccagcctttcattccagaacaaaacacatacagttgcgataccattttatccgatctcttctcgatagtggacagttGATACTTGAAaagattcgaggaacagagaatccagcagacatgttcacaaaagtagttactgctgacaaactgaagctgtgtgtagcttcagttggacttcgtacttaaaggcatgacttgaagttgctgtgatagttgctatgaagatatgtagactcatttgtctccaagtgggagattgttatgagtggagacaaaaATAGTGAACAGTGAGACATGCACCGTTTCTTTCCTTAGCATATTAGGCGCCACTTGTAGACACGTACAGTGTCTGCAGCAAGTGACGCCTCAAACTCTTCCGTAAAATACTGCACCGAAAAATGTTGTATGCTACTCTCTcatataaataggagagagctcagagAAGTGAAAAACAGAGTGTGAAgcagagagaaaacagagtgtgtgctgcgtgtgtgtgcagacagagtgtgggagagaaagaagagagaaacagagtgggtgagcagagagagatttctgtaaaaattattttcatagtgaaattacagcatctgtggacgtaggcaattgccgaaccacgttaaatttcgtctctcctttatttagaatcatctctATGTCAGAATAGCTCCCAACAGTGGGGGCTTGTAAGGACCTTCAACAGAAACATTGATGTTTGCAGCTTGAGCTGGAGTAAGCTTGGTAAGTTTAGACCCAAGTTTTCCAAGATGAAGAGCTGTGACCTTCTCATCCAAATGCTTGGGCGGCACATATACCTTCTTCTCATACTTTCCAGTTCCCCTCTTGTTCCAAAGTTTAAGCTGAGTGATCACTGGTTTGTGAAAGTGCAGGACATAACAAAGCTGGGATGCCCAGTTGCAGAACCCAAATTCATGAGCTGGCCTTCAACATGAACAATGATACCATGATTGGTTTCTAGGAAGAGCTAGTGATTAGTCTGTGGCTTGATTGTGATGCGCTTTATACCAGGGTAAGTTTCCAGACCATGCATATCAATCTCATTGTCAAAATGGCCAATGTTGCATACAATTGCAttgttcttcatcatcttcatgTGGCGAACCATGATAATGTCCTTATTCATACGATTGCATACAATTGCATTGTCAAAATGGCCAACTTACTGAGAAAtttattgatttagggtttcatGGTTTTCGGTATAATAGTTCTTTATTTATCTTGAATACAAAAACTGCTTGCATTTATATCTTGATATGCATCGATGAAATAATTGTTACTGGTTCATCTCCTACCTTGATTTCTGATTTTATAACTTCCTTGAGTCCGCACTTCCCTGTAAAGGATTTGGGTtagttgcattattttttaggcATAAAGTTCATCGTGTAGAATCTGGGATCTTTCTCTCTaagttaaaatacatatatgatCTTCTATTTTGTACCAAAATGCATAAGTCTAAATCTATCTCAACCCCCATGAGCACTTCTGTACGTCTTTCAGCTCTAGATGAATCTACTTTTGAATATCCTCAACTATATCATAGTATAGTAGGGAGTTGATtacacccaaagaataacgcgataGTTGTAGCACAGATATAGAGTATCGATTCCACAAGGagacaatttaaaagaatagcagaagaacaaaaactaaaggaaaaatatgaaataagttatggagaacaaaaattaattttaactacaaaataatagtgaaacaaagtgattaacttactcattgctagtccctagcaattttcatgtcaaaacaataaaagaaaccaaagaaaatcacacataaaggccatcaagtcacacttttcagatttacatatcaaaacaatttaaggaatccaataacccatcaaaatcaatccacctatagcaatccacagagtgtgtgtgttctccaagccataactaTCTTACCACTAACTTTGatacatgcaacatcaagaacgttTCAAGAAAAAGGTTCAATttcataactcacgggtataatagtgtttcgcgtaagggctctctctatggagttgacaatagGTGTACACACACTTTCATGAAAAATTCGGCAATTATGTACGAGCAATAAGTAAAAattgatcttatgataagaacactaacaaatgagacttctaCCAGTCTTTCTAatagcttacttaggatcagaacggtcaacacaaaaggttgtaatatgGCTTGGGTTCggtattatatgaaaaaaagaatgaaagagatCTAAAAAATTCCAAGTACATAtaaagagaattttattaaatatctcaatagaccacacttctcacttgatgtactctcaaactttttagatcatcaaataataatgcttttctttcttcttcctcttctatttttttaacaatttgacGGAAAAACATATAccacttttgtatttttttcatttctacaaaccttttttttttttttttaccggaactcactcaattgaacactttgtaaCTTGTactattatcttttttttctgtcgttttcttctattttttaaattgaaaatgataaaataaaagaaagagaatgcaAATTctacacctagtatacacttggaagtaaaaagagtaagaaaatcggtgtataggttatactccaatgtggaaaGGCATGGATAATAtgagcatatgaaaagaaaaggttacatgtgtttattagctcaaagttggctactatgGGTCTATGATTGAAAgtgatagcttgaaaggctcaaatgttaatcctaagttgacattagtcatatcccaagtatatccaccatcgtaccacaaaccatgtaatgatattctcaaaagaagtgtccAATTTAACAGATCAATAAACGTTTATCACAATTTAATGCATTTGTAtactctcaatcctctccaaactcacatgaatacttaagcaaaagaatTCTCTacctacatgtgtcaaaccactaTCTTACCATAAAACTTGGATAAGTACATTAAAGGTTCTatgaatgcttcagcaaaaatgattatggtggatttggtgaattcacgaagatagctataaatgagaatgaatacatatgtaaaaatgatgcacgtgtgatgcaaattaaaaaaaaaaattgacatatgaaaatatgccacaaagttccaacaagcattttaaatactgaatttgcactaCCACcctcaacttaaataaaatattgtcctcaatgtttaagaatcaaaattgaatgaggagtaactgaaaatggtagaatacaacTGATGATTGACGATGGTAGCTCactaagcaccaaagatggtaacatgaaatgacgaaatgaaattatcatacgatcaaaaacaaataaaagaatagcaaacaaaaaggaaaagaaagaaaataagagaaaacaaaaacaaaacaaaacaaaacaaaataaataaagaaaaacatatctGGGTCTTGTgatcaaggttgatagactggatccacaagtggaatatCTTCCACTTCTGGAACTTGCCTAtgaattaatactttaaggcgttgactatttattttaaagatccAACTATTCTTAGGATCTTTTATTTCTACTGccccatttttaaaaatatttttcactataaAAGGGTCAATCCACTTAAACCGAAGTTTTTCTTGATGCTTatgaaatccaaaatcatataagtatactTGATCGTTAGGTTCAAACCTATTTCTAAGAAAATTTTTACCATGaaatgttttcattttaacattatagattttagacttagacaaatgtttcaatttaactcttggtgttTTCATACTTATAGGAATCTATTTTCCACCTTttttaggcaactcctcaaatttctgttgccaaacttatgtgccataatcctgagttttataaaaaaaagtacaaatatcaataacatcagatgaatcactaatagtatcaaactcataattcacaagggaatattcaaggggatcaaaatcatgagttgtgtgaactttcttgtctatgagtgcgtcaattatgtacgtttggtggcactcgtcatctattggctgtttctcaatatgaaaaatattgacatccatggtcatgtttccaaaagatagtttCATCAACCTATTCCtataatttataagtgcattagccgtagcaaggaaaagtctacctaatatgagaggaaccttagagttagactcaacaactgattcaatgtccaaaattaagaaatcaacaaaataataaaacttgtcaatttggatcaaaacattcTCAACCATCCATCTCgatttcttaactgaacgatcagccaattGAAGCACAatagaagtaggcttaatttcacccaaaacaaaaagcaaataaatggaataagacatcaaattaacactagctcctagatctagcaaggcttgtccaaactcatgattctcaATACTACATGCAATCGTTAGACAACCAGGAtctttgtacttaggaggaatttcctactcaattagagcactaacttacTTGTCAGAAATgatgtcttcttaacatggtgcttctgtgacgcccccaaattctgtttgggattggacggacatttgaagcgtcgagacatgtaacacaaggttacctacccccgttcatgacatataagatgcaatgttcctaacatgcatctaacattatgcaatattcgcagcggataaattatttctttagcaatactatgcaccaaattgaaaatatcccaaatgcttaaaacatacttgatatataaagactcattgaacaactaagatcataacactagtccaaaatgattatgattcaaaaagtattggagatgcaactccatcgtacaagtagtaatttacgttaactactatattaacattgacgtcgcatcgtcgctcagtcaactgtgtctagttggtcagctcctgattctccttcaggttctgtaacaagatctaccattcggggggaatggtagttgggactaccacagtgagatttgattacaaatctcagcaagttaacaaaaaaactttcacacaggctaatgatgcatggatgacagtaaaaacataaatgcataatcaaattcataagtaattaaagcataacttggcatacaacatagcataattgacataacttaaattgaaacatgaactgaacttgacttgacatgaacttgatctgaaacttgacttatcatgaacttgttctgaaacttgacttaacatgaaaaatacatactccacagttgttgtggccccatgtattctatgtgtaaatacatacttcacagttgttgtggccccatgtattttacacaaacttgacttaacatgaaaaatacatactccacagttgttgtggccccatgtattctacgtgtaaatacatactccacagttgttatgaccccatgtattctacaaaaacttgacttaacatgaaaaatacatactccacagttgttgtggccccatgtattatatggaaacttattctttaactacttaaatacatactccacagttgttgtggccccatgtattctacatgtcacaattgctgtgtctcatgtaatgtatgcgtcacaattgctgtgaccccatacataagtaatcaagatgaaacgtgactggaatacgaaaggactaaaaccctgatgtaacataacgtgacttgaacataacttgaaatacatgaccaacttgagatagaaacattttgtaacatggcataacatataatagacaacatatttaacatgacatacttgcaacagtgaatattacatgacttgacatacatgtaatagatggcatacttagcatgacgtacttgtaatgtacagtaatacataacagaatatattatgtaacagat
This Carya illinoinensis cultivar Pawnee chromosome 11, C.illinoinensisPawnee_v1, whole genome shotgun sequence DNA region includes the following protein-coding sequences:
- the LOC122281307 gene encoding adenosylhomocysteinase-like; protein product: MNKDIIMVRHMKMMKNNAIVCNIGHFDNEIDMHGLETYPAHEFGFCNWASQLCYVLHFHKPVITQLKLWNKRGTGKYEKKVYVPPKHLDEKVTALHLGKLGSKLTKLTPAQAANINVSVEGPYKPPLLGAILT